A section of the Humulus lupulus chromosome 2, drHumLupu1.1, whole genome shotgun sequence genome encodes:
- the LOC133818641 gene encoding glutamine synthetase cytosolic isozyme 1 encodes MALLSDLVNLNLSDSTEKIIAEYIWVGGSGMDLRSKARTLEGPVDDPSKLPKWNYDGSSTGQAPGEDSEVIIYPQAIFKDPFRRGNNILVICDAYTPAGEPIPTNKRSAAAKIFSHPDVVAEEPWYGIEQEYTLLQKEVKWPIGWPVGGYPGPQGPYYCGVGADKAFGRDIVDAHYKACLYAGINISGINGEVMPGQWEFQVGPSVGISAGDELWAARYILERVTEIAGVVLSFDPKPIQGDWNGAGAHTNYSTKSMRNDGGYEVIKKAIEKLGLKHKEHISAYGEGNERRLTGRHETADINTFLWGVANRGASIRVGRDTEKAGKGYFEDRRPASNMDPYVVTSMIAETTLLWKP; translated from the exons ATGGCGCTACTTTCAGATCTCGTTAACCTAAACCTTTCTGACTCCACTGAGAAGATCATCGCAGAGTACATATG GGTCGGTGGATCCGGTATGGACCTAAGAAGCAAAGCAAGA ACTCTTGAAGGACCAGTTGATGATCCTTCAAAGCTACCGAAATGGAATTACGATGGTTCAAGCACAGGTCAAGCTCCCGGAGAAGACAGTGAAGTGATTATATA CCCTCAAGCAATTTTCAAGGACCCATTTAGGAGAGGCAATAACATATTG GTCATCTGTGACGCTTATACTCCAGCAGGAGAACCTATTCCAACTAACAAGAGAAGTGCTGCTGCGAAGATTTTCAGCCATCCTGATGTAGTTGCTGAGGAACCCTG GTATGGTATTGAGCAGGAATACACCTTGCTCCAGAAAGAAGTCAAGTGGCCCATTGGGTGGCCTGTCGGTGGTTACCCTGGCCCTCAG GGACCATACTACTGTGGTGTTGGTGCTGACAAAGCTTTCGGGCGTGACATTGTTGATGCTCACTACAAGGCCTGCTTGTATGCAGGCATCAACATTAGTGGTATAAACGGAGAAGTTATGCCAGGGCAG TGGGAATTCCAAGTAGGTCCTTCTGTCGGTATATCTGCTGGAGACGAGTTGTGGGCTGCTCGTTACATTCTAGAG AGGGTAACAGAAATTGCTGGAGTTGTCCTTTCCTTTGATCCAAAGCCAATTCAG GGTGATTGGAATGGTGCTGGTGCTCACACAAATTACAG TACCAAGTCTATGAGGAACGATGGAGGTTATGAGGTCATCAAGAAGGCCATTGAAAAGCTTGGATTGAAGCACAAAGAGCACATTTCTGCATATGGAGAAGGCAATGAGCGTCGTCTTACTGGTCGACATGAAACTGCTGACATCAACACTTTCTTATGG GGTGTTGCAAACCGAGGTGCATCTATTCGAGTTGGCCGTGACACCGAGAAGGCAGGCAAAGGCTATTTTGAAGACAGGAGACCTGCTTCCAACATGGACCCATACGTAGTTACTTCCATGATCGCCGAAACCACCCTCCTTTGGAAGCCATAA